Proteins from one Hyalangium ruber genomic window:
- the rpe gene encoding ribulose-phosphate 3-epimerase yields the protein MNRPVRVSPSLLSCDFGRLAEEVRAVEAAGADWVHVDVMDGRFVPNITIGPVVVEAIKRSATRPLDVHLMIVEPERYVEAFAKAGADILTVHVEASPHLHRTLQQIRQAGARPAVVLNPSTPVSAVEDVLGEVEMVLLMSVNPGFGGQSFIESTVDKVRRLRAMMDARGLNTDIEVDGGINAETARRVVEAGATVLVAGSYVFGSKDYAQAIRSLRPEG from the coding sequence ATGAACCGTCCCGTTCGCGTCTCTCCGTCGCTGTTGTCCTGTGATTTCGGCCGTCTGGCGGAGGAAGTGCGCGCCGTGGAGGCGGCGGGGGCGGACTGGGTTCACGTGGATGTCATGGATGGCCGGTTCGTGCCGAACATCACGATCGGGCCGGTGGTGGTGGAGGCCATCAAGCGGTCGGCGACCCGGCCGCTGGACGTGCATCTGATGATCGTGGAGCCGGAGCGGTACGTGGAGGCGTTCGCGAAGGCGGGAGCGGACATCCTGACGGTTCACGTGGAGGCGAGCCCTCACCTGCACCGGACGTTGCAGCAGATCCGCCAGGCGGGCGCGCGGCCGGCGGTGGTGCTGAACCCCTCGACGCCAGTGTCCGCGGTGGAGGACGTGTTGGGGGAGGTGGAGATGGTGCTGTTGATGAGTGTGAACCCGGGGTTTGGGGGGCAGAGCTTCATCGAGTCGACGGTGGACAAGGTGCGGCGGCTGAGGGCGATGATGGACGCTCGGGGGTTGAACACGGACATCGAGGTGGACGGGGGCATCAACGCGGAGACGGCGCGGCGGGTGGTGGAGGCGGGGGCGACGGTGCTGGTGGCGGGCTCGTACGTGTTTGGC
- a CDS encoding GAF and HD-GYP domain-containing protein translates to MSAERDLDLLLPLIIYEASKVVEADRCSLFILDRERNELWSKVAQGSKNEIRLPVGSGIAGQVAATGAVINIPDAYSDERFNRSFDISSGYRTQTILCVPMRDANGEVTGVIQALNKRGGRSFDAEDEELLLALGAQAAGAIENALLHEEINRLFEGFVSASVVAIEARDPSTAGHSGRVADLTVSLAQTLEHLENGSYANTRFSAVELQELRYASLLHDFGKVGVREAVLVKAEKLYPHELEMLRARFQIARKDLQLQSYRRRLAAVKVRGDKALAEIDGEEDERLAEDLKRLDEVFDFLLTCNRPTVLAQGGFERLTELRKLTYTDSREQSQPLLLDGEIRSLSIPRGTLSTEERKEIESHVEHTYRFLSQIPWTRALRRVPEIAYAHHEKLDGTGYPRAIPEKTIPVQSKMMAISDIYDALTASDRPYKKAVPHTLALDILNKEAKGGQLDRELLTVFIEAEIPRKALGSVK, encoded by the coding sequence ATGAGCGCCGAGCGCGATCTCGACCTGCTCCTGCCTCTCATCATCTATGAGGCCTCCAAGGTCGTCGAGGCTGACCGCTGCTCGCTCTTCATCCTCGACCGCGAGCGCAATGAGCTGTGGAGCAAGGTCGCTCAGGGCTCCAAGAACGAGATCCGCCTGCCCGTCGGCAGCGGCATCGCCGGCCAGGTCGCCGCCACCGGCGCCGTCATCAACATCCCGGATGCCTACTCCGACGAGCGTTTCAACCGCTCCTTCGACATCTCCAGCGGCTACCGCACGCAGACCATCCTCTGCGTCCCCATGCGCGATGCCAATGGTGAAGTCACCGGCGTCATCCAGGCCCTCAACAAGCGCGGCGGCCGCAGCTTCGACGCCGAGGACGAGGAGCTGCTGCTCGCTCTGGGCGCCCAGGCCGCTGGCGCCATCGAGAACGCCCTGCTCCACGAGGAGATCAACCGTCTCTTCGAGGGCTTCGTCTCCGCCTCCGTCGTCGCCATCGAAGCGCGCGACCCGTCCACCGCCGGTCACTCCGGCCGCGTGGCCGACCTCACCGTGTCGCTCGCTCAGACCCTCGAGCACCTGGAGAACGGCTCCTACGCCAACACCCGCTTCTCCGCCGTGGAGTTGCAGGAGCTGCGCTACGCCTCGCTGCTCCATGACTTCGGCAAGGTCGGCGTGCGCGAGGCCGTGCTCGTCAAGGCCGAGAAGCTCTACCCCCATGAGCTGGAGATGCTGCGCGCCCGCTTCCAGATCGCGCGCAAGGATCTGCAGCTCCAGAGCTACCGCCGCCGCCTCGCCGCCGTGAAGGTACGCGGCGACAAGGCCCTCGCCGAGATCGACGGCGAGGAGGATGAGCGGCTCGCCGAGGACCTCAAGCGCCTGGATGAAGTGTTCGACTTCCTCCTCACCTGCAACCGCCCCACCGTGCTCGCCCAGGGCGGCTTCGAGCGCCTCACCGAGCTGCGCAAGCTCACCTATACCGACTCGCGCGAGCAGTCCCAGCCACTGCTGCTCGACGGAGAGATCCGCTCGCTGTCCATCCCCCGTGGCACCCTCTCCACCGAGGAGCGCAAGGAGATCGAGAGCCACGTCGAGCACACCTACCGCTTCCTCTCGCAGATCCCCTGGACGCGCGCCCTGCGCCGCGTGCCGGAGATCGCCTACGCCCACCACGAGAAGCTCGATGGCACCGGCTACCCCCGCGCCATCCCCGAGAAGACCATCCCCGTGCAGTCGAAGATGATGGCCATCTCGGACATCTACGACGCGCTCACCGCCTCCGATCGGCCCTACAAGAAGGCCGTACCCCACACGCTCGCCCTCGACATCCTCAACAAGGAGGCCAAGGGCGGACAGCTCGACCGCGAGCTGCTCACCGTGTTCATCGAGGCGGAGATCCCCCGGAAGGCCCTGGGCTCCGTGAAGTAA